The Pyxidicoccus trucidator genomic sequence TGTTGAGGCGGATCTCCTCGCCGTAGACCAGGAACTCCACCGGCGGTGAGCCCGAGCTGCCCTCATGGTGCCACTGCGTGAAGAGCTGCCACGTCTTCGCGCTGGGGAAGGTGGAGTCGAACATCGTGCTCCAGCGGTAGTAGTACTCCGAGCCCACCGCCTCGCGCGTCATCCGCACCAACTCGTTGCGGTTGCCGCTGGAGTTGATGGGGTCGTCGCCCTGCTTCACCGTGGCCTTGAGGGCGTAGCGGCCCTGGCGCATCGGCGAGGACACCACGGCCAGCCGGTCCGCGTTCACCATCTGCGTGCTGCTCCACTGCGAGCGGGTGCCCGTCTCGAAGTCACCCACCCAGACCACGCTGGCGCCCGTGGGCGGCGGAGTCGTCGGAGGGGGCGTCGTCACGGAGCCGGCGCAGGCGCGTGCCTCGGCGATGCTGGCCCAGTCGTTGAGGGTGTTGCCGTTGACGGTGATGCGCACCCGGCGCGCGGAGGTGGCCGTGAAGGTGTAGGTCTCCGCCGCCGTCGAGGTGCCGGTGCTCTTACCGGAGAAGACGGGCGTATAGGTGATGCCGTCCGGGGAGACGGACACCGAGAAGGTGTTGGCGCGGGTGTTGCCGCCGTGCCAGGCGATGGCGATACCGCCGACCGTCTTCGTGGCGCCCAGGTCGTAGTCGATCCACGACCCCTTGCCGAGGTTGCTCCACCGGGTGTCGAGCCGGTCGTCCATCGTGTTCGCCGGCACGTTGCCGTCGTTGCCGCTGGCGAGGACCGAGGCGGCCGTGAGCTGCGTGCAGTTCGTCGCGGTGAGGTCCGCGGCCGAGGATTCCATCGTTTCGGGAGCCTCACCCGCTTCGGTGCCGGCGTCGTATGCGCCACAGCCGGCAAGCAGGGTTCCAACCAGCAGGAGGGTCTTCTTCATGGGGGCTCTCTGGGGTGAAGACAGACGGGGGGTGAAGCCGCGCCGCGGAGAGCAGGCGGGCGGATGTCTGACTTTGTGATTGTGGGTCTTCTCCAAGGACGCGGCGGTGGGCTGCCGCGCTGAGACGGGTAACGAGTATCGATGAAATGTATTTCGTACTCAACACATGCTGAACATGCCTGCTTGCTCTACGGAAAAGAGGGCGAGACATGGATGCGCAGGAGGTGCGTGCAACTTCCGGCCAGCAAACACGGCGTGAAGCCGACAGTCGCACAGCCCCGAGGCGCGAGGCGCGCGGGACTCGCAGGGCGTTAAAACAGCCGGGTCGCACCGAGAACGCGAGGGCTCGGCGCTCCATCCACACCGCATCATTCTTCGATTGGGAGGTGGCCATGGCCCCGTCCTCGGGCATCTGTGTGGCCTGCGGCGCTCGAATTCCGGTGGGGACTCTCGCGTGTCCCTTCACCCCACCCGGGCCCCCACGGGGCGCACCGGTGCGCAGGTGGGCGACCGGCACCTGTCAGCCCCCACTTGTCGGACGCGCCGTGCAGCGGGGGCGGCTGCGGTCCTTGGCTGCGGAGGCGCGGCGCGGGCTTGGGCGCGCGGCGTGGCTGGTGGGCGAGGCGGGCCTGGGCAAGTCGCGGCTGAAGGACGCGCTCGTCGAGGAGCTGGTCGGCGAGGGCTTCGAGGTGTGGGAGGGCAGTGGCGTGGCCCTCCCCGGCACCCCGGGTGGCCCGTTCCGCGAGCTGCTGGAGGGGACGCGCGCGTTGCAGCCAGCGCCCGGGGTGGGGCGGGTATCCAGCGAGGAGGAGGCGCTGCTCGCGCGGTTCGTGGAAGGCCGTGAGCGGCAGGGCGTTCCCGCGAGCCTCTCCGCCGAGCGCACCGCGCTGTTGGATGCCCTCTGCCATGCGCTCCTGCCACACCGCCGTCCACGCCTGCTCATCCTGGAGGACTGGCAGTACGCGGACCCGCTCAGCCATGCGCTCGTCGAGGTGCTGGTCTCTCGCCTCTCGCACACGTCCATGTTGTTGCTCGCCCTGCAGCGCCCCGGGGGGACGGCGCCGGTGCCGCTGGCGTCCGAGGTGCTCACGTTGGGGCCGCTCTCCGACGACGACTCCAGGTCCCTGCTGGAGCAGCGCGTGCGTTCGCGGACCGCCATGACACCCCAGGTGCGTGAAGCCCTGTTGCACGCGGGCACCGGACATCCGCTGCACCTGCTGCACGCCATCACCCTCCACGAGGAGCACCCCGAAGCGCCGGTGCCGGACTCGGGCGAGGCGGCGCTCTCCGCACGGTTGGAGGGGCTGTCCCCCGAGCAGCGCGAGGCGCTCCAGGCGGCCTTCGTGCTCGGGCCTTCGTTTCCGCGCCCCGTGCTGGGGGCGCTCGTCGGCGGCTACACGTCGCTCGCGCCGCTGGAGATGGGAGGGTGGCTTCGGGCCGTCGCGGGGGGGCGGTGCACGTGGGCGCTCGAGCCCGCGGAGGTGTCCCCGGACAGCACCGCCGAGGACACGCAGGCGCTGCATCACCGGGCCGCGGAGGCCTATGAGTCCCTGCCCGTGGAGCTGCGGCGCCGGGCCTGCTCGGAGCTCTCCCGGCACTGGCTCGCGGCGGACGTGCCGGAGCGGGCGCTGCCGCACCTGCTGGAGCTCGCGGGGTGGAACCGCGCGGCGCTGGAGACAGGCTCCGCGCTCGCGGTGTACCGCTTCTCACTGGGCCTGGCGGCGGGGCTGGAGTCCACCGCGGCGCGGGAATGGCAGCGCGTGCTCTGGGAACGCAAGGGGGATGCGCACCGGCTCGCTGGCGCCCGTGAGGACGCGGAGTCCGCCTGGCGCACGGCCCGCGCGCTCGACGTGGAGGCGCCGGAGCCCCTGCTGGTGGACCGGGCGCGGAGACTGCAGAAGCTGACCTCGGTGCTGCTCGCGCTCGGCCGCTTCGACGAGGTGGTTGCGTTGGCGGAGGAGGGCTCGCGCGAGGGGGTGGAGGCCGTGCCCCTGGTGGCCGCGTCGCTGGATGGGCTCGCCTCGCTCGCGCTCTGTGGGCTGGGGCGCTTCGAGCAGGCCGCTGCGCGGCTGCGCCTCGCGCGGGAGCGGCTGCGGCTGGCCTCTCTGGAGAATGGGCCCTCGCGGGCCAGCGTGGAGGCCTCCCTGCACCGGGCCATGGGCAATGTGTTGATGGGCCAGGGGCATCCGGAGCAGGCGACCGTGGAGTACCTCGCGGTGCTGCGCTGGAGCGAGCTCGCCGGGGACACGTGGGAGCACTCCATCGCGCTCTTCAGTCTGGGCAATGCCCACGCGCGCGCGGGAGACCGGGAGCGCGCGACGCACTTCTTCCAGCTCGCGCTGGACCTCAAGTCGCGCACCGGGGACCGCTGGGGCATGGCGTACACCCACCATGGGCTGGCGCTGCTGCACACGCAGGCGGACGCGCCGGAGCTGGCGAAGGAGGACGCCGTGCGCGGACTCCAGCTCGCCGCGATGCTGGGGGACCGCAAGCTGAAGTCGCTGCTCCGCTGCGCCCTGGGCCGCGCGCAGCTTCGGCTGGGGGAGTTGGAGGAGGCCGGGCGACAGCTCCAGCTCGCCGCCCAGGATGCCGCCGCCGTGGGCGCCCGCTCGGAGCAGCTCCAGGCGGAGGCGGCACTGCGCGCTCTCGACGCACGACGTTGACGGAACCCCGGGCGGGGCCCGAGTGTCCACCTTTCGTGCCTGCCCTGGCCCTCTCCCGGCTCCGTCTCGTCGTGCTGCTGACCTGCTCGCTGGGGCTCCCGTCCGTTGCTCCGGCGGCGCCCGCTCCTGATGCGTTCGAGGCGTACCTGCGTCCCCCGCATCCACCCGCCGAGGGCTTTGCTCCCATGCCCGACGGCCAGACGGCTCGCGCGGGGAGCGAGGTCCGCGCGCTGGCTCGTGGCCGGGTGGCGGAGGTGGGGGCCGACGGGCGCTCCGTGGTGCTGGAGCACCTCTACTACGAGAACCATGCGCTGCTGCGTGCCCGGTCGGAGTACTCGGGGTTGGACGGAGTGGCGCTGCGCCCGGGGACGCTCGTCACGCGTGGGCAGGTGCTGGGGCGGGTGGGGGAGAAGGCCCGGCCCGCCGTGACGCTGCATTCAGGGCGGCGCCTGTCCGCCGCCGAGGCCCGGCGCTTCACCGCCCTGCGGGAGCGGCTGCTGCTGCCCGCGGAGGAGCCGTCGCTGCTGCTCATCTCGCACGACGACTTCCAGCTCCGGCTGTACGCACGGGGGCGCGAGCTGGCGCGCAAGGAGGTGAGCTTCGGTCAGGCGGCCGGTGCCAAGGAGGTGCGCGGCGACAACCGCACGCCGAAGGGCATGTACTTCGTCACCCAGAAGCTGCGGGGCGACATCCCCGGGCCGTACTCGGCCTTCTATGGCGGGCACTGGATTCGGGTGAACTATCCGAATCCCTGGGACGCGGAACGGGGCGTGGCCTCGGGCTTTGTCGATGCGAAGACGCGCGAGAAGATTGCCCTCGAATGGGCCGCGCGGCGGAACACGGTGGCCTCCACGCGGCTGGGCAGCGGCATCGGCCTGCACGGTTGGGCGGGGGACTGGACGCTGGCGGAGAGCGGCGGGCGGCTGTCCTGGGGCTGCGTGGTGATGCACAATCCGGACATCGCGTCGCTGTATGAACGGATTCCGGAGGGGACCATGGTCGTCCTCTTCTAGCGACCGAGGAAGCCCTACCGTCTCGGGGGCAAGGCGTGGAATCCTCCGCGTGTGATCGAGATAGAAACCATCGAGGCCTTCGAGCTGCACCTGCGCTCGGGGGCGCACCTGGCCAACGTCGTCATCCAGGGACTGGACCTGCGGAGGTACACCCGGGAGCTGGCCTCCGCCGAGCTTGCCGGCACCGTCTTCCTCGGCTGTGAGCTGGAGAAGGATGCGCTGAGCGCGGCGCTCGCACACGGGGCCATGGTGTTCCCGCCATTCTCCGGGCTGCCGTACCTGCCCTATCGCGGCGCGGTCTACTCGCCCGAGGAGCTCTATGCGGGTTTCGACCCGGCGCGGCCGGAGACGTATGCCGAGACGCCGGATGCCCGCATCTACGCGCACTGGGCCACCCATGGCCGGGGCAGCCCGCCGACGCTGCTGGAGACGCTGTCGCAGCGGCTCCATGACCATGCCGTCACCGATGCGATGGAGGACCTGCTCCTCGCGAACGGTGGGGCTCGCAAGGTGGTGGCCATCATGGGCGGCCACTCCATGAAGCGGGGCCAGCCGGACTACCGCGCCGTGGCGGCGCTGGCTCGCGAGCTGACGCAGCGCGGCTTCTTCATGGTCAGCGGCGGCGGCCCTGGCGCCATGGAGGCCACCCACGTCGGCGCCTGGTTCGCCCGGCGCACCGAGGCGGAGCTGGACGCCGCGCTCGCCATGCTCGCGAAGGCTCCCAGCTACACGGACCGCGAGTGGCTGGCCCGCGCCTTCGAGGTGCGCGGCGCATTCCCCCTGCGTGACGGTGACAGGCCCTACTGCGACAGCCTGGGCATCCCCACGTGGCACTACGGGCACGAGCCGCCCAATCCCTTCGCCACGTACATCGCCAAGTACTTCGCCAACAGCGTGCGCGAGGACGGTCTGCTCACGATTGCGCGCGGCGGCATCGTCTACGCGCCGGGCAGCGCGGGCACCATCCAGGAGATCTTCCAGGACGCCTGTCAGAATCACTACAACTCCGTGGGCGTCATCAGCCCGATGATCTTCCTGGGCACCGAGTTCTGGACGCGCACGCGCCCCGTGTACCCGCTGCTGGCGCTGCTCGCCCAGGGGCAGGAGTACGCGCGCTACCTCATGCTGACGGACTCCCAGGAGGACGTCGTCCGGGCGCTGGTGGAGTACGACGGGGCGCGGCAAGGGGGCGGGTGACACCTTCCGGCCCGGCCGGTGTTCAGGGACGTGCACGCGCGCCGGGCGTGCCGATATGCGCCGCCGCCAGGACCGTTCCACGAGGGGCGGCCCTGGCCGTACCGGCCGAAGGAGGAGTGCCATGTCCCACACCAATCCATTCTTGCTGGGGGCGGTGTGCGTCGTGCTGGGAGCGCTCCTGTGGATGGTGCCGGCCTGCTGGGGCGGTGCGCGGCCCCAGTCTCCGCGGGGGCCCGCGGCCTCCAAGCCCACCCGGACCTACGCGAGCGTCGGGTGGCGCCCCGTGCAGGTCCTGCTCGGCGCGAGGTAGTCCCGAGGCCGCCGTAGGCCTGTTCCACCGACGCAAGGCCGCGTATTCTCTGGGCCCCTCGGGAGGAGTCCCCGGATGCGGCCCCGGGCCGTCTTCTTCGACCTGGATGACACGCTGATCGACCGTGCCGGCGCCTTCGCCAGCTACGTCGAGGACCTCATCGACCGCCACCCGGCCGCGTTCCCCGCGTCCCGCCGGGCCGAGGACGTGGCCGAATTTCACGCGCTCGACGGGCGAGGTTCCACCGACCGCACCGTCTTCTGCCGCCGCGTGACGGACACCTTTCCGGCCCTGGCGCTGTCGCCCGAGGAGCTCTGGGACGACATGTCCACACTGCTGCCCACCCTGGTCGTTCCCAGCGTGGGAACGCTGGTGCTCGTGGAGGGCCTGCGGAAGCGCGCCCCCGTGGCGGTGGTGTCCAATGGCTCGGGCCGCGTGCAGCGCGCGAAGCTGGAGCGTGCCTTCCTCACGGCGCACCTTCCGGACGTCTTCCTCTCCGGCGAGGTCGGCGCGGAGAAGCCGGACGCCCGCATCTTCCTCGCGGCGCTCGCGCGGGTGGACCGTGCTCCCGAGGAGGTGCTCCACGTCGGGGACGACCCGGAGCGGGACATCGTCGGCGCCGCCCGCCTGGGCATGTCCACGTGCTGGGTCTCCCACGGGCGCCCGTGGCCACAGGGGCTGCCACCGCCCACGTTCACCGTGGAGCGTGTCGTGGGCCAACCCGAGGCGCTTCGCGGGGTGCTGGCGCGATGGACATGAACGCCGTGGTCGGCTCGCACGACCTGCTGTTCCTCACCCTGGATACCCTCCGCTATGACGTGGCCGAGGAGCTGGCCGCCCAGGGGCGCACGCCCCACCTCACGGCGCTGATGCCCGGGGGCCGCTGGGAGCAGCGCCACTCGCCCGCCAGCTTCACCTACGCCGCGCACCACGCCTTCTTCGCCGGCTTCCTGCCCACCCCCGTCACGCCCGGCCTCCACCCGCGCCTGTTCGCCATGCGCTTCGAGGGCAGTGAGACAACGGCCCCGGGCACCTGTGTCATCGACGCGCCGGACCTCGTCACCGGGCTCGCCGGGCGCGGCTACCACACCGTCTGCATCGGCGGCGTCGGCTTCTTCAACAAGCGCAACCCGCTGGGCAGCGTGCTCCCCGGCCTCTTCGCGGAGAGTCACTGGAGCCGCGAGATGGGCGTGACGGACCCGCGCTCCACGGAGCACCAGGTGGCGCTCGCCGTGAGCCGTCTGGACGCGCTGCCTCGGGAGCAGCGCGTCTTCCTCTTCATCAACGTGTCCGCGCTGCACCAGCCCAACCGGCACTACCTGCCCGGCGCCACCCAGGACTCGCGCGCCTCGCATGCCGCGGCGCTGGAGTACGTGGACCGCCAGCTTCCGCCCCTCTTCGCCGCCCTGCGGCGACGGGGGCCCGCCTTCTGCATCGTCTGCTCGGACCATGGGACGGCCTATGGCGAGGACGGCTATACCGGCCACCGCCTGGGCCACCCCGTCGTGTGGACGGTGCCCTACGCTGAGTTCCCGCTGAATCGAGACACCGCACCATGACGCGCCTGGAGCAGATGCTGGAAGAGACGCCCTACGTGGCGTACCTCTACGGCTACCCGCACAAGACGGCCTACCGGCCCTTCACCCCCGCGCTCCCCCTGGAGTCCGTCTGGGCGGAGGAGCGGCGCGACGCGCTGTTCCTCTACCTCCACGTGCCCTTCTGCGAGATGCGCTGCGGCTTCTGCAACCTCTTCACCGCCGCCGGGCCGAAGCAGGACGTGGTGGACGGGTACCTCGGCGGGCTCGTCCGGGAGACGCGCCGGGTGAAGCAGGCCCTGGGCCCCGCCACCTTCGCTCGCGCCGCGATTGGCGGCGGCACGCCCACGCTGCTCGACGTGGCCGGCCTCAACACCGTGTTCGACCTCATGGAAGGCGTCATGGGCGCGGACATGAAGCAGATTCCCGTCTCCGTGGAGGTGTCGCCGGAGACGGTGGACGCGGAGAAGCTCCGCGTGCTGCGCTCGCGCGGCGCGGACCGGGTGAGCATTGGCGTGCAGAGCTTCATCGAGGCGGAGGTGGCCGCGGTGAAGCGGCCCCAGCAGACCGCGCAGGTGGAGGCCGCGCTGGACCTCATCCGCTCCACCGGCTTCCCCACGCTGAACATCGACCTCATCTACGGGATGGAGGGGCAGACGGTGGAGAGCTTCCTCTTCTCCCTGCGCGCCGCCCTCCGCTTCAACCCCGAGGAGCTGTACCTCTATCCGCTCTACGTGCGTCCCCTGACGTTCCTCGGCAAGAAGGCTCGCGCGTGGGACGACCTGCGGCTGTCGCTCTACCGCGCCGGCCGCGACTTCCTCCTGTCCCAGGGCTACACGCAGGTCTCCATGCGCATGTTCCGCGCGAAGCACGCGCCGGACGCGGGCGGCCCCGTGTACCGCTGCCAGGAGGACGGCATGGTGGGCCTGGGCTGCGGAGCGCGCTCGTACACAGGCGGCGTGCACTACTCGTCCGAGTACGCGGTGGGCTCGCGCGAGGTGCGCTCCATCATCGCCTCCTACAGCGAGCGCACCGAGGCGTCCTTCGGCGAGGTGGGCTACGGCTTCCGGCTGGAAGCGGCGGAGCGGAAGCGGCGGTACATGCTCCTGTCACTGCTGGCGGATGGCGTGGACCTGGCCACGTACCGTGAGCGCTTCCACTCCGACGCGCTGGCGGACTTCCCCGAATTGGCGGAGCTGGAGGCGCACGGGCTGGGACGCCGCGTGGAGGGCGCATTCCGGCTCACCGAGGCGGGCGTGGAGCGCTCGGACCTGATTGGCCCCTGGCTGCACTCGGAAGGGGTGCGCGAGATGATGCGGGAGTACGCCTGGCGATGAAGCTCACCGTGCTCTACCGGGGCCCGCTGTCCGGCTGCAACTTCGGCTGCGAGTACTGCCCCTTCGGCAAGTGGAAGCAGAGCGAGGAGGAGCTCGCCAAGGACCGCGCGGACCTGGCGCGGTTCATGGCGTGGGTGGAGTCGCGCAAGGACCTGCGCCTCTCCGTGTTCTTCACGCCGTGGGGCGAGGCCCTCATCTGGCCCTGGTACCAGGAGGCGCTCGCCCGGCTGACGCACCTGGAGCACGTTGAGCGCGCCGCCGTGCAGACGAACCTGTCCTGCACGCTGGACTGGGTGCGGAGCTGCCGCGTGGAGAAGCTGGGCATCTGGGCCACCTTCCATCCCGAGTGGATGAAGCGCCGCCGCTTCGTGGCCCAGTGCGAGACGCTGTCCTCGCTCGGCGTGCGGCACAGCGCCGGCATGGTGGGCTTCACGCGCTTCGCCGAGGAGGCCGAGGCCCTGCGCGCCGAGCTGCCCCCGGACACGTACCTGTGGATCAACGCGGTGAAGGACGGGCAGGAGGAGCCGTACACGTCCGAGGACCTCCAGCGCTTCACCCGCGTGGACCCGCTCTTCCCCGTGAACAACACGCGTCACCCCAGCCTGGGCCGGGCGTGCCGGGGCGGAGAGTCCGTCATCTCCGTGGACGGGGAGGGCACCGCGCGCCGGTGCCACTTCATCGACGAGCCGATTGGGAACATCTACACGCCGGACTTCGACTCGGCGCTGCGGCCCCGTGCGTGCTCGAAGGCGACGTGCGGGTGCCACATCGGCTACGTGCACCTGGAGTACCTGGAGCTGGACTGCGTGTTCGGCTCCGGCATCCTGGAGCGCGTGCCCGCGACGCCGCTGTGGAGGTCCGTGCCCGGCTCACGGCCCTGAGGCAGGCGTGCCGAGAGAGCTCAGGGCCTCTCGAATCTCCCACTCGTACACGGTGAGGCCGTCGCGGCGCAGGTTGGGCAGCAGGTCTCCGAAGGCGTTCGCCTCCAGCACGCGGTGCCCGGTGAAGTGCTCCTCGTACATGAGGTCGATGCCCACGTGCAGGCAGTCGTGTGCGCGCGCCACGGTGCGGCAGCTCTCCAGGGCATCCGCCAGCTCGTTCGGAGGCACCGCCGCGCGCAATTCGTCCACGTCCCCGCGCCAGCCGCCGAGGTGCAGGTTGGTAATCGGGTGCCGGCTCTGACGCACCACCGTGAAGGCCGGCTCGCCGCGCACCATCAACACCCGGCAGTCGAAGTAGTCGCCGCCCAGCCGGGCCTTGGGAATCGAGTGCTCCACCTGGGAGCCCTCGGCCAGGAGGAAGGTGAGCACCTCATCCACCCGCGCGGGCTCGTCGATGCGGCGGACCTTCAGCGAGTTGTACCAGCCCGTCGCCGCCTGCTCGATGGTGGTGACCAGCGTGTCCCGGGAGCGCCCCAGCCGGAAGATGGCCAGGCATGACGCCGACGAGCCACAGGACAGCTTCACGAATACCTCGCGGCAGTCCTGCTCGCGCATCCGCTCGCGCAGCGACTCCGGGTCCGTGACGCCTTCCAGCGGCTCGGGCACGGGCACGCCCAGCGCCGCGTACTTTCGCGAGGTGACGCGCTTGTCGAAGAGATCCGCGATGCTCGCGGGCGACTGGAGCACCTTCCAGCGCGGGTGCGCCGCGAAGCTGGCTTGCAGCTCCGCCAGTACCTCGAGGAAGCCCAGGTGGTACTGGCGGGGGCAGAGGATGAGCCCGTGGTCGTACTCCAGCGCGTCCACCTGGGCCGGAGTGACACTGGCGCAGCCGGCCTCCTGTGCGTCCGGGTAACCTCGCTTGAGCAGGGCCCGCTCCACGTCCCAGCTCTCGCCCGCAGAGTCGATGCGGACCAGCGTCTCCGTGTCCGGCAGGTCGGCGAGGAGCCCGGGGTTGGCGAGCAGCTCCACCCAGGGCACCACGCGCGCGGCGGGGAGCCCCTGGCGGACCAGCGCCTCCTGGAAGAGGGCAACGCGGCGGTTCTCCGCGTTGCCGATGAGGAGGAAGGGAGGCGCGGCCGTCATCCGGTGCTACTCGCCGACCGCGACGTAGCGGCGGTCGTCGCCCTCGTCGGAGTCGTCGTGGCGCTGGCGGCCGATGACCACGCCCGCGCACAGCTTCGCCAGCGACTTCGCGACCTTGGCGCTGAGCAGGTTCCGGTCGAGGTCCAGGTGCTTGAGGTGCTTGAAGGCCGCGGCGTTCGCCAGCATCACCTCCGCGCCCTTGTCCGTGAGCGTGCCCAGGGACAGGTCCAGCGACTCAATCTGCTTGAGCACCTGCGACTTCGGCAGCGCCGCGACCAGCTCGTTGGTGAACTCGGCGTTGCACAGGCCCAGCTGCCTGAGCTGGGGCAGGCCGGTGGCGTCGAGGATGGGCTGGATGGACTTCAGGTCGCCGCCGGCCCCGTACTCCTCGGAGCCGAACCAGACCTCCATCCGCTCCAGCTTCGGCCAGTTCGCGGCGGCGATGGCCTTCACCGCCGGGCGGGACAAGCCGCCGGACTCCACGATGAACTCTCGCAGCTCCGGCAGGTCGATCTTCCCCATGCTCGCACCGCCGCCACGCAGGTGGAGCGAGCGGAGCTGGGGAAAAGCCGTGTAGAGCGGAGCGAGGTTCCCCAAGTCCGTCCAGGAGATTTCCATCTCATCCGGGAACACGAAGTCGCCGATGAACAGCTTCCGCAGCGCCTTGGGGGCCGCCTTCGTGATGAGCTTGATGAGCGCGCCGTACTCGTTCTCTCCCTCGTTGTCCGCCATGCCCAGGGTCAGCTCCTGGAGGAAGCGCGCGGAGGGGTGGGCGAGCAGCATCGCCAGCGTCTCGTCGATCTGGAACTCCGGGTCCTCACCGTAGCCGGCGATCGCCACGCGGGCGCTTCGGATGAAGCCCAGGTGCCACTCCACCGTCAGCGTCTTGCCCCCGAGCATCGACGCGAGGGGCGCACCCAGCAGCACGTCCTGGTGCTTCTTGAGGAGGGCGGCCACCTTCCGCTTGAGCGCGGTGGCCTCCGCGCCCTTCGCCTGGAGCAGCGCGTGCTGGAGGGCAATCAGCTCGCCACGAGGGTCTCCCTGCGACTGGAGCCAGTCACCGTAGACGAGGTAACCGTCCGCCACCTCGGGTGCTCCGAGGATGGCCGCCTCCAGCTCCTTGTTGGCCTTCGGCTTGGGGCTGGCGTCCGTCGGCTTGACGCGCTTGTAGCCCTTGCCCTCCTTCTCCTGGACCTGCTTGTCGTACGCGGTGCGCGACTCCCACGAGCTCTTGAACTTCTGCGTCTTTTCCTGGCCCTCCGTGCCGATGCGGCCCCAGCGGGTGGTGAGGACGTCTTCGTCCCGGGTGATTTCCCAGAACTTGTTCGAGCTGCCTTCCTTCATTTCGAAGCGCGGCATGGTGTGTCCCCCTGAA encodes the following:
- a CDS encoding heparin lyase I family protein; this translates as MKKTLLLVGTLLAGCGAYDAGTEAGEAPETMESSAADLTATNCTQLTAASVLASGNDGNVPANTMDDRLDTRWSNLGKGSWIDYDLGATKTVGGIAIAWHGGNTRANTFSVSVSPDGITYTPVFSGKSTGTSTAAETYTFTATSARRVRITVNGNTLNDWASIAEARACAGSVTTPPPTTPPPTGASVVWVGDFETGTRSQWSSTQMVNADRLAVVSSPMRQGRYALKATVKQGDDPINSSGNRNELVRMTREAVGSEYYYRWSTMFDSTFPSAKTWQLFTQWHHEGSSGSPPVEFLVYGEEIRLNIGGNPGVIVWRTPLVRGQWQDFIFHVKWSPNSSVGFVELYLNGKLVLPKRFIATQFSGQLNYLKVGLYRSDTVAQTGIVYHDGWLMARSLQDVLSPTSVVTAP
- a CDS encoding AAA family ATPase, producing the protein MAPSSGICVACGARIPVGTLACPFTPPGPPRGAPVRRWATGTCQPPLVGRAVQRGRLRSLAAEARRGLGRAAWLVGEAGLGKSRLKDALVEELVGEGFEVWEGSGVALPGTPGGPFRELLEGTRALQPAPGVGRVSSEEEALLARFVEGRERQGVPASLSAERTALLDALCHALLPHRRPRLLILEDWQYADPLSHALVEVLVSRLSHTSMLLLALQRPGGTAPVPLASEVLTLGPLSDDDSRSLLEQRVRSRTAMTPQVREALLHAGTGHPLHLLHAITLHEEHPEAPVPDSGEAALSARLEGLSPEQREALQAAFVLGPSFPRPVLGALVGGYTSLAPLEMGGWLRAVAGGRCTWALEPAEVSPDSTAEDTQALHHRAAEAYESLPVELRRRACSELSRHWLAADVPERALPHLLELAGWNRAALETGSALAVYRFSLGLAAGLESTAAREWQRVLWERKGDAHRLAGAREDAESAWRTARALDVEAPEPLLVDRARRLQKLTSVLLALGRFDEVVALAEEGSREGVEAVPLVAASLDGLASLALCGLGRFEQAAARLRLARERLRLASLENGPSRASVEASLHRAMGNVLMGQGHPEQATVEYLAVLRWSELAGDTWEHSIALFSLGNAHARAGDRERATHFFQLALDLKSRTGDRWGMAYTHHGLALLHTQADAPELAKEDAVRGLQLAAMLGDRKLKSLLRCALGRAQLRLGELEEAGRQLQLAAQDAAAVGARSEQLQAEAALRALDARR
- a CDS encoding L,D-transpeptidase family protein, whose product is MPALALSRLRLVVLLTCSLGLPSVAPAAPAPDAFEAYLRPPHPPAEGFAPMPDGQTARAGSEVRALARGRVAEVGADGRSVVLEHLYYENHALLRARSEYSGLDGVALRPGTLVTRGQVLGRVGEKARPAVTLHSGRRLSAAEARRFTALRERLLLPAEEPSLLLISHDDFQLRLYARGRELARKEVSFGQAAGAKEVRGDNRTPKGMYFVTQKLRGDIPGPYSAFYGGHWIRVNYPNPWDAERGVASGFVDAKTREKIALEWAARRNTVASTRLGSGIGLHGWAGDWTLAESGGRLSWGCVVMHNPDIASLYERIPEGTMVVLF
- a CDS encoding LOG family protein, with the protein product MIEIETIEAFELHLRSGAHLANVVIQGLDLRRYTRELASAELAGTVFLGCELEKDALSAALAHGAMVFPPFSGLPYLPYRGAVYSPEELYAGFDPARPETYAETPDARIYAHWATHGRGSPPTLLETLSQRLHDHAVTDAMEDLLLANGGARKVVAIMGGHSMKRGQPDYRAVAALARELTQRGFFMVSGGGPGAMEATHVGAWFARRTEAELDAALAMLAKAPSYTDREWLARAFEVRGAFPLRDGDRPYCDSLGIPTWHYGHEPPNPFATYIAKYFANSVREDGLLTIARGGIVYAPGSAGTIQEIFQDACQNHYNSVGVISPMIFLGTEFWTRTRPVYPLLALLAQGQEYARYLMLTDSQEDVVRALVEYDGARQGGG
- a CDS encoding HAD family hydrolase, with product MRPRAVFFDLDDTLIDRAGAFASYVEDLIDRHPAAFPASRRAEDVAEFHALDGRGSTDRTVFCRRVTDTFPALALSPEELWDDMSTLLPTLVVPSVGTLVLVEGLRKRAPVAVVSNGSGRVQRAKLERAFLTAHLPDVFLSGEVGAEKPDARIFLAALARVDRAPEEVLHVGDDPERDIVGAARLGMSTCWVSHGRPWPQGLPPPTFTVERVVGQPEALRGVLARWT
- a CDS encoding STM4013/SEN3800 family hydrolase is translated as MDMNAVVGSHDLLFLTLDTLRYDVAEELAAQGRTPHLTALMPGGRWEQRHSPASFTYAAHHAFFAGFLPTPVTPGLHPRLFAMRFEGSETTAPGTCVIDAPDLVTGLAGRGYHTVCIGGVGFFNKRNPLGSVLPGLFAESHWSREMGVTDPRSTEHQVALAVSRLDALPREQRVFLFINVSALHQPNRHYLPGATQDSRASHAAALEYVDRQLPPLFAALRRRGPAFCIVCSDHGTAYGEDGYTGHRLGHPVVWTVPYAEFPLNRDTAP
- a CDS encoding STM4012 family radical SAM protein, with amino-acid sequence MTRLEQMLEETPYVAYLYGYPHKTAYRPFTPALPLESVWAEERRDALFLYLHVPFCEMRCGFCNLFTAAGPKQDVVDGYLGGLVRETRRVKQALGPATFARAAIGGGTPTLLDVAGLNTVFDLMEGVMGADMKQIPVSVEVSPETVDAEKLRVLRSRGADRVSIGVQSFIEAEVAAVKRPQQTAQVEAALDLIRSTGFPTLNIDLIYGMEGQTVESFLFSLRAALRFNPEELYLYPLYVRPLTFLGKKARAWDDLRLSLYRAGRDFLLSQGYTQVSMRMFRAKHAPDAGGPVYRCQEDGMVGLGCGARSYTGGVHYSSEYAVGSREVRSIIASYSERTEASFGEVGYGFRLEAAERKRRYMLLSLLADGVDLATYRERFHSDALADFPELAELEAHGLGRRVEGAFRLTEAGVERSDLIGPWLHSEGVREMMREYAWR
- a CDS encoding STM4011 family radical SAM protein yields the protein MKLTVLYRGPLSGCNFGCEYCPFGKWKQSEEELAKDRADLARFMAWVESRKDLRLSVFFTPWGEALIWPWYQEALARLTHLEHVERAAVQTNLSCTLDWVRSCRVEKLGIWATFHPEWMKRRRFVAQCETLSSLGVRHSAGMVGFTRFAEEAEALRAELPPDTYLWINAVKDGQEEPYTSEDLQRFTRVDPLFPVNNTRHPSLGRACRGGESVISVDGEGTARRCHFIDEPIGNIYTPDFDSALRPRACSKATCGCHIGYVHLEYLELDCVFGSGILERVPATPLWRSVPGSRP